The genomic window CTTTTATAAGTTCATGTCTAAGTGcagtaaaaaaaagctttaaccAGAATGTTTTAATTTCTGTAAGGATGAAAAGGTCTCTAAAATCTCTGCTGTCAGAGGAATTCTTTTAGAAATATGAAACTTTAAAGGCAGCCACTTTGTGTTTAGGTACTTAGGAAGTTGTTTAGAAAGAAAATCCTCTAATTGAAGGCTATTGGATTATATTTAAAGCCCACAAAGTTCCTATTAGGCCAGTTGAGACCGATTGCTTATCTGGGGTTTGCTACTTTAGTTTTAACTGGAGCTCTGATGTTAATGTAGCTAACAAAATAAGAAAGTCATAAATATCATTAAGGGTGACaactgttttaaaaattaaGGAACCTTTTTATTACACTGACATGTAATGAAGTTGAACTGACCTGCCTGGGGTTTCTAGTTAGAGCTACAACTGCCATCTACACCATTTACAATCTCATCCAATTTGGCTCCACCAGTAAAATCTTCTACCATCAATAGCTTGCACCATCTGCAACCTCCTCTATTTACAGCCTCCACCTAACAACTTCCACCATCTACCATCCTTCTTCTATAGCTACTTCCTCCACCATCTACAACCTCATCAAATCAACTTTCACCTTCTACAGCCTGCATCGTCTCCAGCCTCCATCAACAACCTCCACCATCTACAGTCTTCATCAACAACCTCCACCATTTACAGCTTTCAGCTATCTCCATCCAACACAATCAGCCATCGTTTACAATCTCCATGCAGTGTGAAGTTAAACGTGTATatctattgtttaaaaaaacaaaccacttgAACAGAACCACCGAAAGCCACACACCCGTTAATTTAAAGTATCATGACCGCGCACATGTAGCTTTCACATAAAGCTCTTACTCACATAAAGCTCTACTCTTACTTACAGCATGAATTTTCAGCTAAACATATTGATTCAATGAAGCTCAGAGACTTTCATTAGCAAGATCGTTGattaatgacaataaatattgttgaAAAAATACGGACACCCTTTATGTTTGTCGGAAatcttctgtgtttgtgtgttttaatgtgttcaCAGATTATAGATACAGCATTAAAATAATCATTGATAGATCAACAACatcaatttattaaacaaactcCATTCTGTGCCTTGTTAAAGagtaaagtgtttaaaacaGAGCTGTGAAATCCTCAAGGTCAGTGAGCAGGATGTAATCTTGCATTCCTGCAGGAGgcagaacaaacacagcacacagccacacaacacacacagatacacacagccacacacacacaaagcagggAGGGTTACACACCATCCATTCTCTGTACTGTTTATACTATACAGGGATAAAGGGACCGTGCTATCTATCTTAGGAGACTCGGAGCACAAGACAGGGTAAATCATagggcacaatctcacacactcaattacacactacagatgacaatcagcctacaacacaacTAGATTAGAGCACGAGTAGAACATGAAACCCACCCACACAGAAGTAAGGCAAATATGCCAAGTTCCATGCTAAGTTTCATCTGTTTGTTATAATTAATGGatcataaaatgttttttgctgGACAGATCATCAGAATATGCCCTCAAACATATCCAACAactgatgtttttatattttacttataAAGTATGTTTCCATTTTGGTTCTTAGTGCAAAGAGATACATGAACAATTTCAAGTTCCCACAGAAACCATGACCATTATTCAAAAATAATAGTATAAATAATGTTAAGTGCAGCATAGAAATACTGTGAACATGGAGGAGTCATGCTGCATGGTCATGGGTTCTGCTACGATTAGGCCCTTGAGAAAAGTTCTTAACCCTTCTGCAACTGCTGCAGCATGACTGAACTTATGAATTGATTCCAAAAAGGAATTTCACTGTTATGttacaaataaaggctttttttctcaattgatgggaaaaaaaaataaaataaataaaatcagtaaagCACTTGTCTAACCCGTTCAATCATGATGCAAAAATCCCCTGAATAGAAAGTATAGACTACTACAAGAATTAATGTAGTGTTCAAAaatagttttatgtttttaaaaaatatataaatcaagttttttaagcaaatagaaaaaaaacacttccaaGCTATTTGCCAATTAAtagttcagtaaaaaaaagacaagcagTTAGAATAATTTCTATACAAACATATGTGTGAACAATGTGAACATGCTTTAATTTATCCTGCTGACAGCTACAGCAGTACAAAAGGTCATCCAAGACCATCTCACACATCCAGTATTAAGCACTAATGAACTTTAGTAAATCTAACTTAAAGTGCATATTACAGAGGTACTCAGTGTTCAACAGCaaaagaaatgacaataaatgacaaaccaaacaaaaaaactagtTTAATTTGAATCCTTCACTTCTTGTCCTCTGTCAGTTTCTTCTGCACCTTTTGATAGACCTTCACCTCCTCTGGCGATCGAATGTATGATTCTATTTCCGTGTCTGATATATTCTCGTCACCGGTGACGTCTGGCCCGGGTGAATAGGGTCTCTTACGCTTTGGGTTCCTTGCTGATGGGGGCAGGAAAAGGTGTCTTTTACCCGAGTGCACTTCTTCAGAGGAGGTTTCACTCTGTTCCTCAGCATCCTCTTCGAGCTCACAGCTCCTCACGGCCTGCAGCATCAGCGTTCTACGGTATGAAAGAATATCGTCAACCAGCGTGCAGACGGAGCCGGGCTCGACAGTGCCTCCTCTGAGCCACGGCAGGGCACGGCCTAGTTTACACAGCGCCTCCCTCAGCTCATTAACACGCCGCACCGCTGTGTCCCGCCGAGTCACTCCCGACTGCTTCAACTTAGGCAACCTAGCTATCTCACAGAACTTATTCAGTGTGCACTTcatacgggcctgcaacacaaaacacacacacagtttaaaagAGAATCTTAACTGAATGGCTAGTCTGGTTTGCCTTAACTTGCTTTCCAATCATTAATTCAGGAATGAATTTGAAATAGACAAACTACTTACACTTGGATGGACAATCTGcatgtaatctgtatattaaaatataactaTGATGACCATCAAGTGACATGCATGAGTGAGCCccattatacacaaatatacacaaaattgATTTTCCTGAGTTCCTCCTGTGAATGATTTATGAATGTCTTTGTTAATATCCAGCTTAATAAATGAGGTCCGTTGTGGTTATTTGTGTCTGCAATGCCGGTAATCAGTCACTGGACATATGCTACCCCTAGTTCTAAGATTAATCCCTTGCATTGTGATTAATTTAGATGGTGGTTTCCTACGAGGTAGGCAGCACTATTAGAGCAGCAAGACAATGCTATTATAACTGTTCTGTTTGGAAAGTGGCATAAGTATAACTGTCTTCTGGGCAAATATGAAAGTGTGTCTTATTTTTAATGAGGAAATGCTATCTCAgaagcttttgtgtgtgtgtgtgtgtgagagagagaaaactcaCCATGGGTTTGAGGGACTGCCAggctacatacacacacgcggtGAGGAGGGGCAGCGGTTGGCGTCCGGTCACTAACCACACATCAGCGGCCAGCTCCAACAGTGCAGTGCTCCGCTGCAACAAACGCTCTACAGACTCAGCAAAGACATCAGGCACATCACTGGGGCTCAGCTTATACcttacacacaaacgcacacaaacacacacacaaagaaacacacactttacttcCATCCATATGTATTACTGAAACTAAATAACACTCTACTTTACATGGTCTCATTGCATAGAATGGCCTCGGATTTTATTCTAGTTTATGCAATTCTTAACATTagttatatatttctatttacaaTAAAAGTTGTGAAATTTTGCTAAAATAAAGccattgcattattattattatcatctttaTCAGCACTTTTTAACCTAGTGACTTCCAAGTGAAATATACTGAAGGACCATTGAGAAAAATTAATCAGCTGCTTTGGTAAACTCACAAGCATACTTCAGGTTCTAAAGActttttataaaagaaatacacacatttctttttttagtttagcACAGTAGCCCCTTCAGGAAACAAGaatattgttataaaatatatactattGGTGCAATACGCTCCAAATGAATTTGCGATACTGGATTCACAATTAGGATTCGTTTCTCATAaaattttaaacataatttaaataaataaaaatgatgactGAGAAGACtccttgttttatttctaaataatgaACAATGCAAAAGTATATAATAAACGTCATGATAATGTGACGCTCGCTCACTCGTGACAGTGGCTCTCTAGCAGCTCAGTGAAGCTGCATGCGGTTGTATTTTGGATGTTCAGGGCTTTATTCAGTTCGTGATAGACAGTGCCTACGGAAGCTGGTTCAGCGTCCAAAAGCATGCTGATGGTTCCCATGGCAACAGGCCAGTTGTTCTGCCTGCAGACAGAGAGCACACAGGAGCCCCCCAACATCTCCTTCTTCATCAGATGTCCGCTCAGAAACTGGGGGTGCTTATAAGCAAGCTCGTACAAGCTTGTCACATCAGACTCCATCTGTTTAGATAACCTGA from Tachysurus vachellii isolate PV-2020 chromosome 20, HZAU_Pvac_v1, whole genome shotgun sequence includes these protein-coding regions:
- the brf2 gene encoding transcription factor IIIB 50 kDa subunit — encoded protein: MSPSCSQCGSSSVVEDELYSQTQWVCQDCGSVISEGTLTTTLSDEQHSTAVPYYLTTEVTKKPCPNLIKGLVRVRSLCRILRLSKQMESDVTSLYELAYKHPQFLSGHLMKKEMLGGSCVLSVCRQNNWPVAMGTISMLLDAEPASVGTVYHELNKALNIQNTTACSFTELLESHCHEYKLSPSDVPDVFAESVERLLQRSTALLELAADVWLVTGRQPLPLLTACVYVAWQSLKPMARMKCTLNKFCEIARLPKLKQSGVTRRDTAVRRVNELREALCKLGRALPWLRGGTVEPGSVCTLVDDILSYRRTLMLQAVRSCELEEDAEEQSETSSEEVHSGKRHLFLPPSARNPKRKRPYSPGPDVTGDENISDTEIESYIRSPEEVKVYQKVQKKLTEDKK